The DNA segment accgcgccacgtggccggcgtaaccgcatgcgaagcatatggggcggttgtcaggtgtgcgccatcggttcgctggggcagggcccgcccatggtgcaggacgggattgacggggcggcaactgataggactggacggtgggctgcagtcgtggcctgtgcgtgacgtcggcgcaggttaccggcacatccgcttcgaaagaatgaggtcgagcggaggcttcggcgtaaatgtgtggggcagccgtagggattgctaggggcgttcttgcgaccacttgggcgtaactcaagggtgcaggagccgtatggtgctggtggtactcgggcataacctctgcgatttcttgctcaattgctcgacggagcggaggcagaagggtggtcgacggctgttggacgtactgcgggcgagcaaagtccagcagagagaattggcgcgcgatttcctcgcgcacgaatgtcttcatctctgcgagcaacgtggagtggtcggatatggtcgacaagccagcgagctcggcgtcgcgtgatggagagcgacgggtcatcgatcgctgccggcgcagctcctcatagctttggcagagcgttatgacctcagccactgtgctggggttcttggcgagcagcatggtgaaggcgtcgtcgtcgatgcctttcatgatgtgccggatcttgtctgattcggacatggtggcgtcggctttcttacagaaatcgaggacgtcttcaatgtaactggtgaatgattcaccggcctgctgagcgcgttcacgtaagcgctgttcggcctgcagcttacgaacggcagggcggccaaacacattgataatggcggtcttgaagtcggaccacgttgtaaaatctgatgcgtggttgttgtaccacaagcccgccacacccgcgacgtagaaaacgaggttagtcagctttcctgcctcgtcccatttattggggacactcacgcgctcgtaaatcgcgagccagtcctccacgtcggtgccatctgcgccagtgaagaccggagggtcgcggatacgaggcacacctgggcaggaggtcggtgtaggcggggccgtttgctgggaggcgtcttgaggcatcgtaggcggcagggtacgggatcgaagagccaggggcatcgaatgagggccgaagttgttgtgaaagcccagcaccctccaccaaattataaagacgtttattagcgggcactcggcgacgataaacgactgcgacagtcaagacggggtgccgactctgagcgcgaggagcgtgctgtcccagaagagcggaagaggacgacccactagtaagcgctcgagagggcgacccattagaggcttccaacgcttcgctacaatatatatatatatatatatatatatatatatatatatatatatatatcggaagCATGGTTCGGAGAAAACATCGTAACATTAGGACGGTCTATTACTAAACCTGGAAGAGCGAGTGCGAATAAGCAAACGGGACGCTTTGTTCTGCAAAGCCCAAGGGCAGCCTACAGCGCTCACGAATGCCGCTCCATGAAACCACCACTGTTGCGAGTCTGCGAGAGCTTCATGCATAAATATTTCTAATAATCGTTGTACGCAACCAATGCTCCCGCCTGTCACTCTGGCAACTGCTTGAGCGCCACTTGTCGTAGAGGCGTGGAACCACCCCTCAACAGCTCGAAAGAAATTGCGATAGATGGCGGTGCCTTACAGCAAAGCAATTTCAGTGGGTGTTCGGATGCACTCGATGCTTATGGTACTGTGCTCGGAAGGTGCACTGGCCCATATCCCGCGCCGGAAAACAGTGGGGGAACAGTGGTTAATTTCGTTAATAACTATCCCCTCAGTGGCGCTGCTAACTACGAGATTGTTCTGGGCGCGAAATTCAAGATTGAATTGTAGTAATAATTTTCGTGGAATTAAAACTATAAAGCTGTTGCAGCAATTCTATATGTGAGACGCGGAGAGTCGTGGGTCCCAAAAGAAGTTAACGTGTTTCATGTACGTCGCAATTTAAGACTCAACCTTTCATCATTTGCGGAAGCGAATGATGGAAGGGCAGGCGTAGGTACTGTCTCCCggtcgcttggctggtcattcgcCGTGAGGCTGCCGGATTTCACTCCTGTTTTCGAAGCTGAGCTCATGGCCATCGtcatggcgctgcgaaaactccCGACGGGTGAGAACAGTGCGGTCATAATAATAGATTCCCTTTCGGTATGCGCAGCTCTTACAGCTTCACATAACTCACCAGCCCTAAAGACGTTACGCTCATTAGTTCCGcctcagctgaagcacctaagATTGTTGTGGGttccaggtcactgtggcttcgaattaaatgaaatggccgattccTAAGCGCGAGCATCGCTGGATGGCCCAATAATTAAGGTACTTACGGTGGTAGAATATACAACAGCAACCAGATGTAGAAAACTAGCGATTCGCACAGATAGGGTGGAATCAATAACAACGTGGACAGAATATCTGCACCTAAAGTTCCCACTGAAGTCTCAGTGGAATCAATCTCGACAATCAGAAGTTACGATCACGAGATTTCGATACCCTGTCCCCCCATTAAACCTGCATTTCCACAGAGCTGGTCTGATGATATCGCCCCTCTGTCATTTCTGTGAAGAAATAGGaaatattgaacattatttttggTCATATTGCAGAtgttcatttattagaaaaaaattcacagcatatccacgggtgaatgaagaAGAAATTGGGCGAAGCTCCCGAAGCAATCATgtttacaccgtgaaatcttcagtggtttcgcccagcagtaatcaaagcgatagcccagcaCATCATAAAAGGCGCGACAAAcattgtatatatttatacaagaaatttgaataatcgtaagtggtagctggacgtggcttccgttcccccttcattataacggctttatggtcggtgaagtgatggatcggtgatgggtcgtagtgggatgtttgcaaagacgcagtagtgggcagtttgcaaaggtggcttccgttcccccttcattataacggctttatggtcggtgaagtaatggatcggtgatgggtcgtagtgggatgtttgcgaagacgaagtagtgggcagtttgcaaaggatcggtgatgggtcgtagtgggatgtttgcaaagacgaagtagtgggcagtttgcaaaggtggttacgtcGGACAACGGAGaggtgacaaggttagactaagaggagcttcgcccctaaaagacttcTCGTTACTCCGCTTTCAAagataggcttaaacttaactgcaGGAATTGTACTAAGGTTCAGTGCCTCCGGTTTAGAATATTACCACAGAGGTGCCTTTGATGCGGTGTGCAGTTTCATTCAACCTACGAAAAGTACGCCATTTTAATCTTGAATTCAACAAATattcgttaaagggaccgacaactgcccagaatatgaaatgagttgactccactgatgtaaagattgtccgttgcactgactgaaaccaaccctgttttttccgTGAGAGATGgacttatatttttattttttaattgaaagtcgcggaaAATGACccgtggcgcctctggcggcaaaaacatgaatttcatgAATTATTTGATGAAGACGGCTatgtgaccgttgattgctgtacgcggtcgacgattttttgttagtattgaaacattgttcgtttctttatattaaaaggtattactccataacaatgtacatataggcctgtgttagtagtatgcattaaagtggcgctgccatcgCGTGAAGtgatgatcccatgctcgtcagcgcgtcttgagcaacttttcagcgtgctcatgcaaccgtgcacgcagtttccaggtcgctaagattttggagcgacacaGTTTTGCttcctacacttcgtctcagaaatgacgcgcgctgctactcggtgcggtcgtgcatatgcacagttacgttttcgattacttggcttggctcgtgtatcgagagagtaacgacgccgagacaagccatccatgacacaggcgcaggcaaccttgggcgcaggcgcacacaacgctgtgcAAATagcgggaaggtgtataaagccacacatctcattgtaacagcttgctattttcaaaaatggttggaaagctcaaaataaaggtggttaagcatagttacagtaactcctgcgaaaggagaacaacgacagctttcacaagggctggcggcatcgctatcaattctcagcgttgctggagcaagcctccaagtgtgtttggagcctttcagatcgaaaattcctgcttataaaataactacgtgcttttcggataaaccactgcagctacaaacgctacgaagggtgagcttcctgtcgcgccgtaaaaactgggtcgagaaaaatcagttgtcggtccctttaagtaacTAAGAAACGCGCTAAAACCTAACAAATCTATTCGAAAATGTTCTCATCAGGTTAGTACGGCAGCGTGGTCTACTAGCGCAATCGCACAGTTATTTCCTTATTTTTTATATATAACGTATTAttctcttttcatttttattttttatcattcaACATAGTTCGAATTATCTTCTAAATTTTAAAGTACAAATTCTTGGGCGACCCCCCAGAGTGGCTATGTGCCATACtcttgaacaaacaaacaaacaaacaaagaaacaaacaaacaaacaaacaaacaaacaacaaacaaaccaaaacaaaacaaacaaaacaagcaaacaaacaaacaaaaacaaaaaaaatacaaagcaaaagcatgtgccacagaaattgggtacatCCTGCAACTCACCCCTCGTCCACCTAAATTGAAGATGTCGTCCGTGGACAAATACGTGcgtggcacagaaattgggcaagcctcactactcaccacttcgccgctaaaaaaacgccaggcctgcgcggaaagcgcagcacagtcacagcgaatgctagaagagcggcatttcttgagattgttctaaactctcttggagatactaatacaagtgcactagcaaggtacccactacgccataaatcacaatatttgtgaacttgggaagcacctactaagccattatttgtcattctgcggagaagcgaggcaccagctacacgtctgtaaggcattatgtgcactttgttgacgctacgaatgatgacgatgaagaattttggctcagccctttgtagtgggttggaagctttaaacggtccaccagttatgtaatttgcattgggtgacgctcggtcactatttccctctcccgccatgctgtataccatatgttgacgtggaagagagagagcggggtggggcgaagaactttactgagacccagagaaaatggatcatgcgcttatgggcttccttggcaaccaatacaagtgcacttgcgaggaacccactacgctataaatcatcgtgaTTTTTCATATAAATATAAATCATCgtaactatgccatttttcgtcattctacggagagccgtggtacctgctaaacgcatgtaaggccttacgcgcactttgttgatgctgtgcctgattacgatgaagaattatgacggagccctttgtaatgggttggaagcattcaacaacggactcgttgcgcaattcgcattgtgtgacgcgtggttacagaattcgccttgtgcgacgcttggtgcttattttactcttctaccacgctacattgcatttgctaatgtggttccttcccgacatgaagcctgtgtaggacctttttgcaaagcagtttcaagcaccggcatggctcagaggttgaatactcggctcccacgcagagggcccaggttcgaacctcgttccatcgtggaatttttttcttatttcgtttttttccttatttcgagcgatactggttacggacaccggcggcggcggcggtggacaacttcggcaccaaaaacggccggtgaagtgatctcataacagctttcgctgtaaaatcaagaagggaacacacgggcggcaaacatcaATTAAGATTTCTATACAGACGTAACCGATGATTGAGAAAAAGACTACAATGAACCATCTGAATTAGTCCAGTGACAAACACAGGTGCCGCACGTTCCACCTTCGCTGGTTAATCATCTGCAGATAGTGCTTAGGCGGCGATTTTATTAGTTTTATATCTATCTTTAGCGGAAGCTGGTTGCACACTAATAGGCTGAAACTTAATTGGAAGTGAATTAAGATACCGGAAGTAGAAACGCAAGTATGTCTTAGACAGCAGCGAGGAATGTTTAACGTCTCGTTTCTTCGTTTTGTTCGTTTATTCTGTTCTCGTTAAGCATGCTTATTTAGTTTTCTTGATGCTTATTTCGATCTGAAATCGGACATCGGACGTCACCATGACACGTCACGGAATGCaagtgtacttcgccttggaagggactgtcattttttttttttttgaaaaagtgTTCTTTATTTTGCACTTGAAGCGCTTTTTTTTGTTACAGATGTGCACCACATCGAAGCAAGCTTGGACGTGGGCCGGTCACTGAGCGGCCTTTTTGGCAACCGGCAAACGAATCTCTTTCTCCATGTAGAACGAGTCGACGTCCACTACGCGTATCGTTGCCTCGCGTTTCTCGGAGTTGGGCACGTTGTCGGCGGGCATGCTGGCGTCCGGCGCACTAGTTTCCTCCATCTCTGTAATGAGTATAGAAGAACGACCAGTCATTCGTCTCCATACTCAACAAAGAGTCTGTGTTGCAAAAAATGCGGTGCCCGAATCGGGGGTGTTGTCCGTTTAATCTTGAAACCTTATTCCCACATTCGGGATGCTGAGGGCCGTGGTCAAAGAGACAGCACAAACGCTGTTTGTGCTctatgacttctttcttgcgtcttTGTTAGCGCGCCCAGTCTTTTAGAACAAAAAGCCTCTAATGGGCTTGACTGGGACCGCAGCCTGATACAAATGGGCGGCCGAGGCAACATGTTTATTGCAATAAAAACGCACAAATTGAGCAGACAATCTGAGTGTCCTAACTACCGCAAATCTAATAGGTCACAAAgattgcaaaaaaataaattgtgaagttCAAACTAAGAAAGCAAATGATCGTAATGGCTCCCATGTATACATGAAACAAGACCTTGAGAGTGACAGCAATGCACGAAACACAAAATTAACACTAAACTCAGGCTGTGCATGTGCCCGTACGCATATACACGCACAACCaaatatgaaagaagaaaaaatacttgagaaaaaaaaataaaattcgtAAACAAATTACAGCTATAAGTTGAAGTAACCGTATAGTGAATATAGTCAGGCTGTGAAAAAAATAATATAGCTTATATGTAATTTCACTCAGATGGCAGATGAAACGGCATTCAAGAGAAACGGCTAGAGAAGGCACAGTATTTCTTTACTGTAGTTAGTGCGTGCGCGTGGAATAAATCAGGTGTGAATGAAATGGGTGTTATAAAGAACGTTGCGGTGGTTTAGTTTGGCAGTGGTTCCTAAAAAGCTGCCCCGTTTTAATCCTGCCCGGTAGCGTTTCTTAAGCATTGCGCTGTGGTATTCTGGCGGAGTCAGTAGATGCATTTCATGAAATAGCAGGGTAGTGTTACTGCCATAGAAACGAACACCCCACTTCCGTATGACGCCCAATTTGCGGATGTTTGTTAAAGTTGTCGTGCCCCAAACCAGATGGCAGTAGTTAACTAGGATTTATAAGTAACGAGTTCTACGGCCTTAGGTAGCGAGAAACGCACCCTGGATAAATCCCCGAAATCCTTGATACAGTGACAGACAGCTTTTCAATATGTGCGTTCCAAGACAtgtgcacttcaaaaaaaaaaaaacaaaaaaacacccaGTCATTTAATACGTGGTACTCTGAACAGCCAAGTTTTAATGGCACATGACagggggtttgtttatttctaggCCTGAAATATAGAGATTTTATTCTTGATGTGTTTAATTTTAAACCTTTAATGTATATCCCTGAGCCTAAATTCATGAGTACCCGATGTCAGTCATTAAGTTCTTATAATATTGAGCAGTAAGAAGCAAGCTTGTATCATCGGCGTATAATATATTTTACAGACATTTTTCGCTCAACGTGAAAGAAAAATCCCGGTGGATGCGATGAATAAAAATGAGAGCTcgagccgggatcgaacccgagaatTCCGCGTGGCAATAAAATATTTTACCGCAGAGCCACGACTACGCTTTAAACTGCCTCGGAAAACGActtgatacaggcgtcatgtcagggaAGGAGTTTCGTAAACAGGTGTAATATTGCTAGCAGAAGCGTAGACTCAGAGCAGGCGTTACACCATGCGAATAGCTTTGGGAATGTGTGCTTTAAAGCTCCCCAATTATTCCAGAGGGCTCAGCCAAAAATTCATCATCATTATAatcagccacagcgtcaaaaCAGTCTGGCGCTATATAGGTGCGCGTATACTACCTTACAGACACATGCCGGGCACTTCGCTACTTCCCAGAATGGTCAAATATGACgttgtgggtacttcgcaaccgtacttgcagtaggtgcCCTAGGAGAGTTCGCAACGACAAAGTTCACGCGCACAGGCGTTCTTTCCCTCACGGCCGCCGAAGCTTAAGCATcctttatgtttctttttttcatttcgttttcATAGAAATACGGCCACCGCGACCAAGAATCGATCCCTGGGTCCTTGAGCTTAGCCGCGCAATATTTTAGCAGCTAAACCACCACAGACGAGGAGTTGCGCCCTTTCAGAGAGGATAGTGTTGGCATAATTTGTCGTATTACACGAGCGTTTATATAACAGCGGTATAATGCGATGTTACCTCCGTGCCACCTGCATTTGCACTTGATGTCCTCGCACCACCATTCTATGTTTGGCTTTCCAGCGTAGATATTGTTGCACGTGGCTTCACATCCAGTGATGTTGCATTCTGGAGAGGGAATAAACGGCAGAATATGTAAATCAGTGAAGAGCAGGAAATTATTGAAATCTGCCGATTCCACACAAATAAAAGAGATTTTCTTGGCCTTTGTTTTACTGCATGTCGGATAGATTTGTAgttagcagaaaaacactaatgcaGCCATGCTTACTGGATAGACAGTTAGAagctgtctaatcggacgtttcgcAAACCGACCGACAACTTTCAAATTGAAAATTTTGCTCAGCTTCGTTGCTTTAATGGTTGGTGATTTAATaatgcctaattaagcaattacgCTGAACACAATATTAGTGtaacttactccatgcaatagtcagcaacatgcgtTTGGTTACCTCGTCATAGAGCACGTTGGCATATTTTgaaaactctggctagagttataGCTTCGGAACCCTGTATACACGTGCATATGATTACACATGTATATATAAAGATGTATTTCAAGATACGTCACACATGTAATTGTATCGAACCAATACTCCTCACCGCATTAAATCCATCTTAAAGTTCGCGCTTGTGTATGTTTgtttaataataacaattgttggggtttaacgtctcaaaaccacgatatgattatgagggacaccgcagtggagggctccggaaagttcgaccacctggggatctttaacatgcacctaaatctaagtacacgggcctcaaccattttcgcctccttcgaaaatgcggccgccgcggccgggattcgatcccgcgaccttgggttcagcaatcgagcaccataaccactagaccaccgcggtgggtgtCTGTTAATTTTGTGTCCTCTTTCTTGAAGTCGTCCGCGAATAAGCTAACCACTTCATACCCTCAATAAAGGTTCTTTCGTGCTAACGAATGTTCTCGCAAACTGCTCGCAAACACGTCGACCTCAACGCGCTCAAAGGATATTCATAATTGGTGCATTCCTGCAGTGGAAGAGAAGACATAGACATTACGTAAGCGCCATCCGATTGACCACAATCAATTTGAGAACGGCAATCCGACTGAAGTAGTCAATATGTTATTAATGTCTAGTTTAGATTGATTATCCCTTGAACTGAATAGAATATCTACCGAGGTAAACTGAATATTACTGAATATTTCTGCAAGAGGTACGCAACGCCGAACGGCACAGATGATGTACcgtcaaaataaataaaacgcaatGAGAAAGAAGTCTTACTTCTGTTCCATTTGCAGATGCAGGCGTTATCTTTACATTCATACGTTAGGTTGGTTTCATTCATGTGCTTCTCTTCGCATGTGTTTTTGCATGAGTCTGCGTGGCAAACTGCGTAGAAAAATAAATTAGAGCCATCAATTCAGCACGGTGCACTGAAGCTTCGCTCAGCAAACAGCATACAAAATTGAAAAACACATATCTCGTATCTACCGCTTTTTTTCCTGACGCCTTAAGAGCGTAAGATAATTGCTGGGCACTcaaggaaaaactttattttgtgGCGAAATCCGATTTCTTTATTTCGGTAAATATTTTGAGCTTGGCAACGAGAGCAATCAAAAAGCCTTCTGACGATTGAAGCCGCTGAAGAAAACTGCGAGTAAATGCCGACCACATCGATCACG comes from the Rhipicephalus sanguineus isolate Rsan-2018 chromosome 6, BIME_Rsan_1.4, whole genome shotgun sequence genome and includes:
- the LOC119397989 gene encoding uncharacterized protein LOC119397989; its protein translation is MFRFAFTSTLILLCIALSHGAPGLTRTQVCDEKSCNDTCTIESQASNDLDIYRGWCDPQGTCRCYHRDICHADSCKNTCEEKHMNETNLTYECKDNACICKWNRKMEETSAPDASMPADNVPNSEKREATIRVVDVDSFYMEKEIRLPVAKKAAQ